A single region of the Hyphomicrobiales bacterium genome encodes:
- a CDS encoding Outer membrane immunogenic protein, with translation MKKVLLAGVAAAGLMASGAVAFAADLPSRRVAPVAPVVVPIFTWTGFYVGVNAGYGWNTNSNKGYVDPYTGVVYGTDSSDGGFVGGGQIGYNYQFGQFVAGIEADIQYADLNSSNNNNYVVAPVYGYASAGGNGVEWFGTVRARLGVAFDRALVYATGGFAYGGGQNGNGTYYNGVVIGNSDKTVTGWTVGAGVEYAFTDNLTGRIEGLYVNLGNNGNNSNFVWNNVYSGNNSNDTEFGVVRAGLNYKFSGF, from the coding sequence ATGAAGAAGGTTCTTCTTGCTGGCGTGGCCGCCGCAGGTCTCATGGCTTCGGGCGCGGTCGCTTTCGCGGCTGACCTGCCGAGCCGTCGTGTCGCCCCGGTTGCGCCGGTGGTGGTTCCGATCTTCACGTGGACCGGCTTCTACGTCGGCGTGAACGCCGGTTACGGCTGGAACACCAACAGCAACAAGGGTTACGTCGATCCCTACACCGGCGTCGTGTACGGTACCGACTCCAGCGACGGCGGCTTCGTCGGCGGTGGCCAGATCGGCTACAACTACCAGTTCGGCCAGTTCGTCGCCGGTATCGAAGCCGATATCCAGTACGCTGACCTGAACTCCTCGAACAACAACAACTACGTTGTCGCTCCTGTCTACGGTTATGCTTCGGCCGGCGGCAATGGCGTCGAGTGGTTCGGCACCGTCCGCGCCCGTCTCGGTGTGGCCTTCGACCGCGCCCTCGTCTACGCCACCGGTGGTTTCGCCTACGGCGGCGGCCAGAACGGCAACGGCACCTACTACAACGGCGTCGTCATCGGCAACAGCGACAAGACTGTGACCGGCTGGACCGTTGGTGCTGGTGTGGAATACGCCTTCACCGACAACCTGACCGGCCGGATCGAGGGTCTCTATGTGAACCTCGGCAACAACGGCAACAACAGCAACTTCGTCTGGAACAACGTCTACTCCGGCAACAACAGCAACGACACCGAGTTCGGTGTGGTTCGCGCCGGCCTGAACTACAAGTTCTCTGGCTTCTAA
- a CDS encoding Outer membrane immunogenic protein, translated as MHKLSCIAALSVLGACGLAGQVMAADLPSRMSAPVAPAPVVAAPPAFSWTGFYAGINGGYGWGGLPDYKKDLGTGQHAKTTANVMFGAQVGYNYQFGSWVVGAEADFDKLNGGIRGNDGEAGLSASYRRNYMATGRARLGYAFDRLLVFGTAGIALEKTSISVADTDPESFGRFSKSAWSKGFVVGGGVEYALTDNITAKGEYLYTKFSKQTYTLGDEKLAVEGRSGSLVRAGLNYKF; from the coding sequence ATGCATAAGTTGTCTTGCATTGCGGCGCTTTCTGTTCTTGGTGCATGCGGCCTCGCGGGCCAGGTCATGGCGGCCGATCTCCCCTCGCGCATGTCCGCGCCGGTGGCTCCCGCACCAGTTGTTGCCGCACCGCCTGCTTTCAGCTGGACCGGCTTCTATGCGGGTATCAACGGCGGTTATGGCTGGGGAGGCCTGCCGGATTACAAGAAGGATCTGGGGACCGGACAGCACGCGAAAACAACAGCCAACGTGATGTTCGGTGCCCAGGTCGGTTACAACTATCAGTTTGGCTCTTGGGTGGTCGGCGCTGAAGCTGATTTCGACAAGCTGAATGGAGGTATACGAGGGAATGACGGGGAGGCTGGCCTGTCAGCTTCGTACCGGCGGAATTACATGGCAACGGGACGCGCGCGTCTCGGATATGCCTTCGATCGGCTTCTCGTCTTCGGGACGGCTGGTATCGCTCTCGAAAAAACGAGCATATCCGTCGCTGATACGGACCCTGAGAGCTTCGGACGCTTCTCTAAGTCCGCCTGGAGCAAGGGCTTTGTCGTCGGCGGCGGCGTCGAGTACGCGTTGACGGACAATATCACTGCCAAGGGCGAATATCTCTACACGAAGTTCAGCAAGCAGACTTACACACTGGGCGACGAGAAGCTTGCGGTTGAGGGGCGGTCGGGCAGCCTCGTTCGTGCGGGTCTGAACTACAAGTTCTGA